In Altererythrobacter rubellus, the following are encoded in one genomic region:
- the pyk gene encoding pyruvate kinase: MSRTALNRLDPRGRKVKILATIGPASRSPDVLRRLLKAGADAFRVNMSHGEHKDHADTIAGIRALEKEFNRPIAILADLQGPKLRVGQFKDGQAVIRHSGHFTLDRNPEPGDETRVCLPHPELFCVLEKGQRLLINDGKIRLRVIKASEDKILCSAEVGGLISDRKGVNVPDAEVPIPALTEKDRRDLAFAMEQGADWIGLSFVQRPEDLAEARKLMSGHGALCAKIEKPMAVRRLSEIIEMSDGIMVARGDLGVELEPQEVPPLQKKIVNAARTAGKPVIVATQMLESMIESSTPTRAEVSDVANAVYDGADAVMLSAETAAGEWPEEAVTMMDKIAEQVERSEDYRARVRFLDTPPDATTSDALAHACMTIADTVAISAINVFTSSGSTARRVARERPDTPMLVLTPSIKTARRVALLWGAHSVATKDIGSFEEMIAKGKRMALRHGFGKAGSKLIALAGVPFGTPGATNLLHVVTLTGDELNKREG, encoded by the coding sequence ATGTCACGTACTGCACTCAATCGGCTTGATCCACGCGGCCGCAAAGTCAAGATTTTGGCAACAATCGGTCCGGCGAGCCGATCGCCGGACGTCTTGCGCCGTTTGCTAAAGGCGGGCGCAGATGCGTTTCGTGTCAACATGAGCCATGGCGAGCACAAAGACCATGCCGACACAATCGCGGGCATTCGTGCGCTAGAAAAGGAATTCAACCGCCCGATCGCGATCCTTGCGGACTTGCAAGGGCCCAAACTGCGGGTGGGACAATTCAAGGATGGCCAGGCTGTTATCCGGCATTCAGGCCATTTCACGCTCGATCGCAATCCCGAACCGGGCGATGAGACCCGCGTTTGCTTGCCGCATCCCGAATTGTTTTGTGTGCTCGAGAAGGGTCAGCGTCTGCTGATTAATGACGGCAAAATCCGATTGCGGGTCATCAAAGCCAGTGAAGACAAGATCCTCTGCTCCGCTGAGGTCGGCGGTTTGATTTCAGATCGCAAGGGCGTGAATGTTCCTGACGCCGAAGTTCCGATCCCGGCTTTGACCGAGAAGGACCGCAGAGACCTGGCCTTTGCGATGGAACAGGGTGCAGATTGGATCGGCCTTTCCTTCGTACAACGCCCCGAAGATCTGGCCGAAGCGCGCAAGCTAATGAGCGGACATGGTGCATTGTGCGCCAAGATTGAAAAGCCGATGGCCGTGCGCCGCTTGAGCGAAATCATAGAGATGTCTGACGGGATCATGGTTGCGCGCGGCGATCTGGGTGTCGAGCTTGAACCCCAGGAAGTGCCGCCGCTGCAGAAGAAAATCGTCAATGCTGCACGCACAGCGGGCAAGCCGGTGATCGTCGCGACGCAAATGCTGGAAAGCATGATCGAGAGCTCAACCCCGACGCGCGCGGAAGTTTCCGATGTTGCCAACGCGGTTTACGACGGTGCCGATGCCGTAATGCTGTCTGCTGAAACCGCAGCGGGCGAATGGCCCGAAGAAGCGGTCACCATGATGGACAAGATCGCCGAGCAAGTCGAACGCAGCGAAGATTATCGCGCCCGCGTGCGTTTTCTTGATACGCCGCCCGATGCCACTACTTCGGACGCCTTGGCCCATGCTTGTATGACCATAGCAGACACGGTTGCAATCAGCGCGATCAATGTCTTCACATCATCCGGCTCGACCGCCCGGCGCGTGGCGCGCGAGCGCCCTGACACCCCGATGCTAGTTCTGACCCCATCGATCAAGACCGCACGGCGCGTTGCTTTGCTTTGGGGTGCGCATTCTGTCGCGACAAAAGACATTGGCAGCTTTGAAGAGATGATCGCCAAGGGTAAACGCATGGCGCTGCGCCATGGTTTCGGCAAGGCTGGCAGCAAGCTGATCGCGCTGGCCGGCGTTCCCTTCGGCACGCCCGGAGCGACCAACCTGCTGCATGTCGTGACGCTTACCGGTGACGAGCTGAACAAGCGCGAGGGTTAG
- the rpoC gene encoding DNA-directed RNA polymerase subunit beta' yields the protein MNELSKFTNQLAKPETFDQIQIGIASPERIRSWSFGEIKKPETINYRTFKPERDGLFCARIFGPVKDYECLCGKYKRMKYKGVVCEKCGVEVTVTKVRRERMGHIELAAPVAHIWFLKSLPSRIGLLLDMQLKQLERVLYFEHYVVIEPGLTPLEKFQLLTEDELLEAQDEYGEDAFSAGIGAEAVKAMLMDLDLEQERDDLLEELATTKSTLKPKKIIKRLKVVESFIDSGNRPEWMILEVIPVIPPELRPLVPLDGGRFATSDLNDLYRRVINRNNRLKRLIELRAPDIIVRNEKRMLQESVDALFDNGRRGRVITGANKRPLKSLSDMLKGKQGRFRQNLLGKRVDYSGRSVIVTGPELKLHQCGLPKKMALELFKPFIYARLDAKGLSMTLKQAKKWVEKERKEVWDILDEVIREHPVLLNRAPTLHRLGIQAFEPVLIEGKAIQLHPLVCAAFNADFDGDQMAVHVPLSLEAQLEARVLMMSTNNILSPANGKPIIVPSQDMVLGLYYLSMERQEKTPEFIEEKDGTKIEKLPRFSDMAEVHQALEVKSVTLHSKIIARVPQADENGNVSMKRFITTPGRMLIGECLPKNHKVPFDIINRLLTKKDIGDVIDEVYRHTGQKDTVLFADAIMVLGFRHAFKAGISFGKDDMIIPHEKDDLVDQTKSLVADYEQQYQDGLITQQEKYNKVIDAWSRCGDQVADAMMAKIKAQPIGDDGKEAQINSIYMMSHSGARGSPAQMKQLAGMRGLMAKPSGEIIETPIISNFKEGLTVLEYFNSTHGARKGLADTALKTANSGYLTRRLVDVSQDCVIVEEDCKTENALEMRAIVQGGSVIASLGERILGRTLAEDAVNAATGEVIAKAGTLLDEPMVKAIEDAEVQSAKIRSPLVCEAAQGVCGTCYGRDLARGTPVNIGEAVGVIAAQSIGEPGTQLTMRTFHIGGAAQLNETSHLEAISDGKVEYRDMPTITDSKGRILSLARNGEIAVIDKEGREREIHKVPYGTVLMNKDGAQVKEGDRLAEWDPFTLPIITEQSGVVKYQDLVEGTTLEERTDDATGIAQRVVTENRATGRKKKEDLRPRMTLLGEGQTEEGETEAQRYMLAPGTTLSVQDGQTVQAGDILARASREAAKTRDITGGLPRVAELFEARLPKDMSVIAKISGKIEFVREYKAKRKIAIVPEEGDRVEYLIPKTKVIDVQEGDFVKKGDTLISGSPNPHDILEVMGVEALAEYLVNEIQEVYRLQGVKINDKHIEVIVRQMLQKVEITDGGDTTLLPGEQVDYEEMLQYNAKLTKNKKPAQGTPILLGITKASLQTRSFISAASFQETTRVLTQASVEGKKDTLIGLKENVIVGRLIPAGTGAGMNRMRVMASSRDAALRAQWKKQQETLAAANAPEPEPVADAIPSEDAMKAAMGGGETAAE from the coding sequence ATGAACGAACTGAGCAAATTCACCAATCAGCTGGCAAAGCCGGAAACATTCGACCAGATCCAGATCGGCATCGCTTCGCCAGAGCGTATCCGCAGCTGGTCTTTCGGCGAGATCAAGAAGCCGGAAACCATCAACTACCGTACGTTCAAGCCAGAACGTGACGGCCTGTTCTGTGCGCGTATCTTTGGCCCGGTAAAGGACTACGAATGCCTTTGCGGCAAGTACAAGCGCATGAAGTACAAAGGCGTCGTCTGCGAGAAGTGCGGCGTTGAAGTGACTGTGACCAAGGTGCGTCGTGAGCGCATGGGCCACATCGAACTGGCTGCGCCGGTTGCGCATATCTGGTTCCTGAAGTCGCTGCCTTCGCGCATCGGCCTGCTGCTCGACATGCAGCTCAAGCAGCTCGAGCGTGTGCTCTATTTCGAACATTATGTCGTGATCGAGCCGGGCCTCACGCCGCTGGAGAAATTCCAGCTGCTGACCGAAGACGAACTGCTCGAAGCGCAGGACGAGTATGGCGAAGACGCATTCAGCGCCGGCATCGGTGCGGAAGCGGTCAAGGCCATGCTGATGGATCTTGATCTTGAGCAAGAACGCGATGACCTGTTGGAAGAGCTTGCAACGACCAAGTCTACGCTGAAGCCGAAGAAGATCATCAAGCGGCTGAAGGTTGTCGAAAGCTTCATCGATTCGGGCAACCGCCCGGAATGGATGATCCTTGAAGTGATCCCGGTTATTCCGCCTGAGCTGCGCCCGCTGGTGCCGCTGGATGGTGGCCGTTTCGCGACGTCCGATCTCAACGATCTCTATCGCCGCGTGATCAACCGTAACAACCGACTGAAGCGCCTGATTGAACTGCGTGCGCCGGACATCATCGTCCGCAACGAGAAGCGCATGCTTCAGGAATCGGTCGACGCATTGTTCGACAATGGTCGCCGTGGCCGCGTAATCACCGGCGCGAACAAGCGCCCGCTGAAGTCGCTGTCCGACATGCTCAAGGGCAAGCAGGGCCGCTTCCGTCAGAACCTGCTCGGTAAGCGCGTCGACTATTCAGGCCGTTCGGTCATCGTGACCGGTCCGGAACTGAAACTGCACCAGTGCGGTCTGCCAAAGAAAATGGCTTTGGAGCTGTTCAAGCCGTTCATCTACGCACGTCTCGATGCGAAGGGTCTGTCGATGACCCTGAAGCAAGCGAAGAAGTGGGTCGAGAAAGAGCGCAAGGAAGTCTGGGACATCCTGGATGAAGTGATCCGTGAGCACCCGGTTCTGCTGAACCGCGCGCCTACGCTTCACCGTTTGGGCATCCAGGCGTTCGAGCCTGTGCTGATCGAAGGTAAGGCGATCCAGCTTCACCCGCTGGTTTGCGCCGCATTTAACGCTGACTTTGACGGTGACCAGATGGCTGTGCACGTTCCGCTGAGCCTGGAAGCTCAGCTGGAAGCGCGCGTCTTGATGATGTCTACCAACAACATCCTGTCGCCAGCCAACGGCAAGCCGATCATCGTGCCTTCGCAGGACATGGTTCTGGGTCTCTACTATCTCTCGATGGAACGTCAGGAGAAGACGCCTGAATTCATCGAAGAGAAGGACGGCACCAAGATCGAGAAGCTGCCACGCTTCTCTGACATGGCTGAAGTGCATCAGGCGCTGGAGGTCAAGTCGGTTACCCTGCACAGCAAGATCATCGCTCGCGTCCCGCAAGCCGATGAAAACGGCAATGTCTCGATGAAGCGCTTTATCACGACGCCGGGCCGCATGCTGATCGGTGAATGTCTGCCGAAGAACCACAAGGTTCCATTCGACATCATCAACCGCCTTCTGACGAAGAAAGATATCGGTGACGTGATCGACGAAGTGTACCGCCACACGGGCCAGAAGGACACCGTGCTGTTCGCTGACGCGATCATGGTGCTGGGCTTCCGTCACGCGTTCAAGGCCGGCATCTCTTTCGGCAAGGATGACATGATCATCCCGCACGAGAAAGATGATCTGGTTGACCAGACCAAGTCCCTGGTTGCTGACTATGAGCAGCAGTATCAGGATGGTCTGATCACTCAGCAAGAGAAGTACAACAAGGTGATCGACGCCTGGAGCCGTTGCGGTGACCAGGTGGCCGATGCGATGATGGCGAAGATTAAAGCGCAGCCAATCGGTGACGATGGCAAGGAAGCGCAGATCAACTCGATCTATATGATGAGCCACTCTGGTGCGCGTGGTTCGCCAGCGCAGATGAAGCAGCTTGCCGGTATGCGCGGCCTTATGGCCAAACCATCTGGCGAGATCATCGAAACGCCGATCATCTCGAACTTCAAGGAAGGTCTGACCGTTCTTGAATACTTCAACTCGACCCACGGCGCGCGTAAGGGCCTGGCTGATACAGCGCTCAAGACGGCGAACTCAGGTTACCTGACCCGCCGTCTGGTGGACGTGTCACAAGACTGCGTTATCGTGGAAGAAGACTGCAAGACCGAGAACGCGCTGGAAATGCGCGCGATCGTTCAGGGCGGTTCGGTTATCGCATCACTGGGTGAACGTATCCTGGGCCGTACGCTGGCCGAAGACGCGGTCAATGCCGCAACTGGCGAAGTGATCGCCAAGGCCGGCACGCTGCTCGACGAACCGATGGTGAAAGCGATCGAGGATGCGGAAGTTCAGTCGGCCAAGATCCGTTCACCGCTGGTTTGTGAAGCAGCGCAGGGCGTTTGCGGCACATGCTACGGCCGTGACCTGGCTCGCGGTACACCAGTGAACATCGGTGAAGCTGTCGGCGTTATCGCGGCACAGTCAATCGGTGAGCCTGGTACGCAGCTGACCATGCGAACGTTCCACATCGGTGGTGCGGCGCAGCTCAACGAAACCAGCCACCTTGAGGCTATCTCTGACGGTAAGGTCGAATATCGCGACATGCCGACGATCACGGATTCGAAGGGCCGTATCCTTTCGCTCGCCCGCAATGGTGAGATTGCCGTGATCGATAAGGAAGGCCGTGAGCGTGAAATTCACAAGGTACCTTATGGTACGGTTCTGATGAACAAGGATGGCGCGCAGGTGAAGGAAGGTGATCGTCTGGCGGAATGGGATCCGTTCACGCTGCCGATCATCACCGAGCAATCCGGTGTCGTGAAGTATCAGGATCTTGTCGAAGGCACGACTTTGGAAGAACGCACCGACGATGCCACCGGTATCGCTCAGCGTGTTGTAACAGAGAACCGTGCAACCGGCCGCAAGAAGAAGGAAGATCTGCGTCCGCGTATGACACTTCTGGGCGAAGGTCAGACCGAAGAAGGCGAAACCGAAGCGCAGCGTTATATGCTGGCTCCGGGTACAACCCTTTCGGTGCAGGACGGTCAGACGGTTCAAGCCGGTGACATTCTGGCACGTGCATCGCGCGAAGCCGCGAAGACGCGTGACATCACCGGTGGTCTGCCACGTGTTGCCGAACTGTTCGAGGCGCGCTTGCCAAAGGACATGTCGGTTATCGCCAAGATTTCGGGCAAGATCGAATTCGTCCGTGAATACAAAGCGAAGCGCAAGATTGCGATCGTTCCCGAGGAGGGGGATCGCGTCGAGTACCTGATCCCGAAGACCAAGGTCATCGACGTTCAGGAAGGCGACTTCGTGAAGAAGGGCGATACGCTGATCTCTGGTTCGCCGAACCCGCATGACATTCTTGAAGTCATGGGCGTCGAAGCGCTGGCTGAATATCTCGTCAACGAAATTCAGGAAGTGTACCGACTTCAGGGCGTGAAGATCAACGACAAGCATATCGAGGTGATCGTTCGCCAGATGCTGCAGAAGGTCGAGATCACCGATGGCGGCGACACCACCTTGCTGCCGGGCGAGCAGGTCGATTACGAGGAAATGCTCCAGTACAACGCCAAGTTGACGAAGAACAAGAAGCCTGCCCAGGGTACGCCAATCTTGCTCGGCATCACCAAGGCGTCGCTACAAACACGCAGCTTCATCTCTGCTGCATCGTTCCAGGAAACCACCCGCGTGCTAACGCAGGCTTCGGTTGAAGGCAAGAAGGACACGCTGATCGGTCTCAAGGAGAACGTGATCGTGGGCCGCCTGATCCCGGCTGGTACGGGCGCTGGTATGAACCGCATGCGTGTAATGGCCTCCAGCCGTGACGCTGCGCTGCGTGCACAGTGGAAGAAGCAGCAGGAAACGCTGGCAGCGGCCAATGCGCCTGAACCAGAGCCGGTGGCTGATGCCATTCCGTCAGAAGACGCGATGAAGGCAGCTATGGGTGGCGGCGAAACTGCTGCTGAATAA
- a CDS encoding DUF1244 domain-containing protein, whose protein sequence is MDTNSLDALDHLDDAIAAAAFRRLVRHLQHRHDAQNIELMGLAGFCRNCLADWIRDAGFDGDKAAARELIHGMPQDEWKATRQKPATEEQLAAMEASVAKNRVD, encoded by the coding sequence ATGGATACGAATTCACTAGACGCGCTTGATCATTTGGACGACGCAATAGCGGCTGCGGCCTTTCGCCGGCTGGTGCGCCACCTTCAGCATCGCCATGACGCGCAGAATATCGAGCTGATGGGATTGGCGGGATTCTGCCGCAATTGCCTGGCCGACTGGATCCGCGATGCGGGCTTCGATGGTGACAAAGCAGCGGCGCGCGAACTGATCCACGGCATGCCACAAGATGAGTGGAAAGCGACCCGGCAAAAACCCGCTACCGAAGAACAACTGGCTGCGATGGAAGCCAGTGTCGCGAAAAATAGAGTGGATTGA
- the gltX gene encoding glutamate--tRNA ligase, with protein MTTTRFAPSPTGRLHVGNIRTALHNWMLAKKSGGKFVLRIDDTDAARSKEEYVDAIRADLVWLGIEADSEERQSQRLDRYDAAFEKLKQAGRVYPAYETAQELELKRKVQLGRGLPPIYDRGALELKEEERAAKEAEGIAPHWRFKLDHDEALAWDDGVRGASKFDPKLLSDPVIRRADGSWLYMLPSTVDDIEMGITHVLRGEDHVSNTAVQIQMFTAMGAAAPEFAHEALLVGKEGKLSKRLGSLGCDAFRERGIEPEALIATLARLGTSLPVEPISDRSALLSTFHLSTFGRAPAKFDDAELDRINTAIVHAMPFEAVRHRLPEGMDQAGWRAVQPNIGTIGEVADWWRLVTGPIDRIEFGAEDRTYLAQAAAMLAWSDDPWHCLTNALKDATGRKGKALFLPLRQALTGMDHGPDMGELLPLIGEAEVRARLQRAAYSG; from the coding sequence ATGACCACTACCCGTTTCGCACCTTCTCCGACCGGCCGCCTGCATGTCGGCAATATCCGCACCGCGCTGCATAATTGGATGCTCGCCAAGAAGAGCGGCGGTAAATTCGTATTGCGGATCGATGATACCGACGCTGCGCGTAGCAAAGAGGAATATGTCGATGCAATCCGCGCTGATCTGGTGTGGCTCGGGATCGAGGCGGACAGCGAAGAACGGCAATCGCAACGGCTGGATCGCTATGACGCTGCATTTGAAAAGCTGAAACAAGCGGGCCGCGTATATCCGGCTTACGAGACTGCGCAGGAGCTGGAGCTGAAGCGCAAGGTGCAGCTGGGGCGCGGGTTGCCGCCAATCTACGATCGCGGTGCATTGGAGCTCAAAGAAGAGGAGCGCGCGGCCAAGGAAGCCGAAGGCATTGCGCCGCATTGGCGATTCAAACTTGACCACGACGAAGCACTTGCATGGGATGACGGTGTTCGTGGCGCTTCCAAATTCGATCCCAAACTTCTGTCCGACCCGGTAATCCGCCGCGCGGACGGCAGCTGGCTGTATATGCTTCCAAGCACAGTTGACGATATCGAAATGGGCATCACCCATGTGCTGCGCGGCGAAGATCATGTTTCGAACACGGCGGTCCAAATCCAGATGTTCACTGCCATGGGCGCCGCCGCTCCGGAATTCGCGCATGAGGCGCTGCTGGTGGGCAAAGAGGGTAAGCTCTCCAAACGTCTTGGTTCGCTTGGCTGCGATGCGTTCCGCGAACGCGGGATCGAACCGGAAGCATTGATTGCCACGCTGGCGCGGCTCGGAACTTCCCTGCCGGTTGAGCCGATCTCTGATCGATCAGCTCTGCTCAGCACTTTCCATCTATCTACCTTTGGCCGTGCGCCTGCGAAATTCGATGATGCCGAGCTGGATCGGATCAATACCGCGATCGTCCATGCGATGCCGTTCGAGGCGGTCCGGCACCGCCTGCCCGAAGGGATGGATCAAGCTGGCTGGCGCGCCGTACAACCCAACATTGGAACGATTGGCGAAGTTGCCGATTGGTGGCGTCTGGTCACCGGCCCCATTGACCGGATCGAATTCGGGGCGGAAGACCGCACCTATCTGGCGCAGGCTGCCGCAATGCTCGCTTGGTCAGATGACCCCTGGCATTGCCTGACCAACGCCTTGAAAGATGCCACGGGCCGCAAGGGTAAGGCGCTGTTCTTGCCGCTGCGCCAGGCGCTGACCGGCATGGATCACGGCCCTGATATGGGTGAGCTATTGCCGCTGATCGGTGAAGCTGAAGTGCGTGCGAGGCTGCAACGTGCCGCCTATTCGGGGTAG